The Trichoderma atroviride chromosome 5, complete sequence genome contains a region encoding:
- a CDS encoding uncharacterized protein (EggNog:ENOG41~TransMembrane:13 (i78-98o118-138i145-165o171-192i204-229o235-254i275-301o307-328i348-368o380-400i412-433o445-468i556-575o)) — MANPTESTEIDNTANVSNSPLAVPNHHTTDQTVQQTATPDLETEESELKYPISALRENVENSGRASEAQKREIQGTRGLLVCTSLYISALVFGLDTTIAADVQSFIIEAFGHVDQLAWIGAGFSLGSAASVLPVGIAFTKFNMKWAYIISFGLFELGSALCGAAPNISTIIIGRVIAGSGGAGLFVGCLNYFSALTAPSERAFYISIIGFCWGTGAILGPVVGGAFAISSASWRWAFYINLLIAAVTAPLYLTFLPSLHLAKDQSLSKRVANLDFLGFMLNAAMWATFAIAATTAGIQWPWPSAQVIAIWAAFGVLLIGYILQQWFCICTTAQDRSFPVHLLASRTQLSLCIAMAANAAAAFCMIYFIPIYFQFVHGDKALMAAVRLLPYIAVNVCTNLATGRFLPRIQYYMPVYLISGLFTVIGSTSFMVYLRPSTQQGVIYGLMIILGVGTGMTFSLGFSIASIMAGPSDVGRAISLQNVCRLGGSTITLVIAGQIFQSCAMANLEKVLAGEGFVADEIRGAVAGAQSTLFSELHGVLKAEATNAITDAIQRTFVLAVVGGGVLVLAAISMRIEKLFSAKT, encoded by the coding sequence ATGGCAAATCCAACCGAAAGTACAGAAATTGACAACACCGCGAACGTATCAAACTCGCCACTAGCAGTGCCAAATCATCACACAACGGACCAAACAGTACAACAAACTGCTACTCCGGATCTCGAAACCGAAGAGAGCGAGCTCAAATATCCTATTTCTGCTTTGCGAGAAAATGTCGAAAACAGTGGCAGGGCCAGCGAAGCACAGAAACGAGAAATCCAAGGTACTAGAGGGCTTCTGGTTTGCACTTCGCTATATATCAGCGCCTTGGTCTTTGGACTTGATACTACTATTGCTGCCGATGTCCAGAGTTTTATCATTGAGGCTTTCGGCCATGTTGACCAGCTAGCTTGGATCGGTGCCGGGTTTTCTCTAGGCTCTGCTGCAAGTGTTTTGCCTGTTGGCATAGCCTTTACAAAGTTCAACATGAAATGGGCCTATATCATTTCATTTGGACTTTTTGAACTGGGCTCTGCACTATGTGGTGCTGCTCCTAATATAAGCACCATCATTATCGGAAGAGTTATTGCTGGCTCTGGAGGTGCCGGCTTATTTGTCGGTTGCTTAAACTACTTCAGTGCATTAACTGCTCCCTCAGAACGCGCCTTTTACATCTCCATTATAGGATTCTGCTGGGGAACAGGCGCAATTTTAGGGCCCGTTGTCGGCGGCGCCTTTGCTATTTCATCCGCTTCCTGGCGGTGGGCCTTTTATATCAATCTTCTTATTGCTGCAGTCACAGCTCCTCTTTACTTGacctttttgccatctttgcatTTAGCAAAAGATCAAAGTCTTTCAAAAAGAGTCGCCAACCTAGACTTTCTGGGATTCATGTTAAATGCAGCCATGTGGGCAACATTTGCAATAGCTGCAACTACAGCAGGTATTCAATGGCCCTGGCCTAGTGCGCAGGTCATAGCTATATGGGCCGCATTCGGTGTATTACTTATTGGATACATTCTTCAGCAGTGGTTCTGCATCTGCACAACAGCTCAGGACCGCAGTTTTCCTGTTCATTTACTGGCATCACGCACCCAATTATCTCTTTgcattgccatggccgcaaatgcagcagcagcattctGCATGATTTATTTTATTCCGATTTATTTTCAATTTGTCCATGGGGATAAAGCTCTTATGGCTGCTGTACGACTTTTGCCCTATATAGCAGTTAATGTCTGTACAAATCTTGCAACAGGTCGCTTCCTACCACGAATTCAGTACTACATGCCGGTGTATCTGATAAGTGGATTGTTCACTGTTATTGGTAGCACCTCATTCATGGTATATCTTAGACCATCAACCCAGCAAGGGGTTATATATGGTCTTATGATTATCCTTGGCGTTGGTACAGGCATGACATTTTCTCTCGGGTTTTCTATAGCCAGTATCATGGCTGGCCCTTCAGATGTTGGACGGGCGATTAGCTTACAGAACGTCTGCCGCCTGGGAGGCTCAACTATCACACTAGTAATAGCGGGTCAAATCTTCCAGAGCTGCGCTATGGCTAATCTCGAAAAAGTGTTGGCAGGGGAAGGATTTGTCGCTGATGAGATTCGGGGGGCTGTTGCAGGCGCTCAAAGCACCTTGTTCTCCGAGCTCCACGGAGTCTTGAAAGCAGAAGCAACAAATGCTATCACGGACGCTATACAGCGCACTTTTGTTCTCGCCGTTGTTGGTGGAGGTGTGCTTGTTTTAGCTGCAATTAGCATGAGGATCGAGAAGCTGTTCTCTGCAAAAACATGA
- a CDS encoding uncharacterized protein (EggNog:ENOG41~TransMembrane:12 (i17-41o53-74i86-104o110-133i145-166o178-200i269-295o307-328i335-354o366-384i405-424o436-455i)) yields the protein MGFLTTFLPPGDRYAALLLYGMVLSTCFNGYDAGIMTVILADSQFIEYYSVDANRSGIIASIPWAATGVAQLFLGGTLAGFLGRLWALRISIVIMIVGVVVQSVPNTFGVLILGRLLSGLGFGCVYIATSLYVAECSPKALRGSFVGTVTQFGYQLGTLVAFWAGYGMSFHDHPFNVAWRVSNLIQIPIGLSFIFISFWYPESPRWVLEKHPEDTDRVMNILCKLRMGAPDSPHVQEEYHELMASYLYRQRFKSGYIRIFTSAALRKRLLYGFYATALQQAGGIAALTMYAAIIYKSLGWDKGHQALAINGIQAVLQLFIVLINTVTVDRFGRKALLIAGFSIQVLALLIMSSLTTAFPHNDNKPAAVMEVVCLFIVGMTYCWSNGPIAPAIASEIFPQEVRDKAFGISLLGQTACLLAITQPWPKFNEEVGGRSYWLLLGLNALCLLSVIFILPETKGVSLERMDAIFGEVDAVEAGEEAHGDKLEMVDVKQEEVNLEAEIKGESEQ from the exons ATGGGCTTCTTGACG ACATTCCTTCCGCCAGGCGACCGCTATGCGGCACTCCTGCTTTATGGCATGGTACTGTCGACATGTTTCAATGGATACGACGCAGGTATCATGACTGTTATTCTCGCAGATAGCCAGTTCATCGAGTACTATAGCGTTGATGCCAATCGCTCTGGTATCATTGCTTCCATTCCGTGGGCAGCCACCG GCGTTGCGCAACTCTTCCTTGGAGGTACTCTCGCAGGCTTCTTAGGACGTCTATGGGCGCTCCGTATTTCAATTGTCATCATGATTGTTGGTGTCGTAGTACAATCAGTACCGAATACGTTTGGAGTTCTCATCCTCGGCCGACTATTAAGCGGCCTTGGCTTTGGGTGCGTTTACATAGCAACGAGTCTCTACG TCGCCGAGTGCTCCCCCAAAGCGCTGAGGGGAAGTTTTGTCGGCACAGTTACGCAATTTGGCTACCAACTAGGAACCCTAGTCGCGTTTTGGGCAGGCTACGGCATGTCCTTCCACGACCATCCATTCAACGTTGCCTGGCGTGTTTCAAACTTGATCCAAATTCCAATTGgtctctctttcatcttcatatCCTTCTGGTACCCTGAATCGCCGCGATGGGTACTTGAAAAGCATCCGGAAGACACGGATCGTGTGATGAACATTTTATGCAAACTTCGCATGGGGGCTCCAGACTCTCCTCATGTGCAGGAGGAGTACCACGAGCTCATGGCATCATACCTCTATCGCCAACGCTTCAAGTCTGGCTATATCCGAATCTTCACCTCAGCAGCCCTAAGAAAACGCCTCCTATACGGTTTCTACGCTACCGCTCTTCAGCAAGCCGGAGGTATTGCCGCGTTGACCATGTATGCCGCCATA ATTTATAAATCGCTGGGCTGGGACAAAGGCCACCAGGCGTTGGCCATCAACGGCATTCAGGCAGTTTTGCAACTCTTCATCGTGCTTATTAACACCGTAACCGTAGACCGATTCGGTAGGAAAGCACTTTTAATTGCGGGATTCTCAATCCAGGTCCTGGCGTTACTCATCATGTCTAGCCTCACAACAGCATTCCCCCATAACGACAACAAGCCGGCGGCAGTCATGGAGGTTGTATGTCTCTTCATTGTTGGCATGACATACTGTTGGTCAAATGGTCCAATCGCCCCTGCTATCGCGTCGGAAATCTTTCCACAAGAAGTTCGAGACAAAGCTTTTGGAATATCTCTGCTTGGACAGACCGCATGTCTCCTGGCAATTACCCAGCCATGGCCCAAGTTTAATGAGGAAGTTGGCGGGAGAAGTTACTGGCTCTTACTAGGACTTAACGCTCTTTGTCTG CTAAGTGTGATATTTATTCTCCCGGAAACTAAAGGAGTATCTCTGGAGCGCATGGATGCAATATTTGGCGaggtcgatgccgtcgaaGCTGGGGAGGAGGCTCATGGAGACAAATTGGAAATGGTAGATGTAAAGCAGGAAGAAGTGAATCTGGAGGCTGAAATAAAAGGAGAGAGTGAACAGTGA
- a CDS encoding uncharacterized protein (EggNog:ENOG41~SECRETED:SignalP(1-16)) — translation MVSILWLALNLISANASPVLEQRADNTAIVNLAASRGPSKHAASGFIYGIPDNSGQIPSHFWTDLDIRGCRTGGAQLGAPNRGWTWGLGEYRGRFQSSLSNYHACRKYNAEVSWLAHDIWGTDNTNASSVWPGDNGKWDDYDNFVRQLLNDLYTNNALNGTNYEIWNEPDISIFWKGKGGMQQWIDLYVRTHKLIRSDSRFNNMNIVGPSLAYRPQATNVWWTEWLRQVAGNNTIPDQYTYHLEGSETDTTNDPSFTNASLSALLKTYNAPQRQVNVNEYAQYKEMVPGSYIWWIAGLERFDFIGLLGNWQGGTVLHDLFANLITKKADPMNYAATDYAPAPGYWVYRYYATNMTGNRATIQRSGDTHLDVYATIGQDRVRLIVGTKLQSGTWYVTLNGLTSVGKPSSGSLSISTWEFDGSNPLSVQAAPVFRNTVAHSYSAGSLTFPIYQTDTIAGWAFEFDV, via the exons ATGGTTTCAATTCTATGGCTTGCCTTGAACCTGATATCTGCCAACGCTTCGCCAGTATTGGAGCAGCGAGCAGATAATACAGCGATTGTGAACCTTGCAGCGTCCCGCGGACCTTCGAAACATGCTGCGTCTGGATTCATCTATGGTATTCCAGATAATAGCGGGCAAATACCATCCCATTT CTGGACTGACCTTGATATACGAGGTTGCCGCACTGGGGGGGCTCAACTTGGCGCTCCCAACCGTGGCTGGACATGGGGACTAGGGGAATACCGCGGGCGATTTCAGTCTTCGCTCTCCAACTATCACGCCTGTCGTAAGTATAATGCCGAAGTAAGCTGGCTGGCACATGATATCTGGGGAACAGACAATACCAATGCCAGCAGTGTTTGGCCTGGTGACAACGGCAAATGGGATGACTACGACAATTTTGTCCGCCAACTCTTGAATGATCTCTATACGAACAATGCCCTTAATGGCACGAATTACGAGATATGGAATGAGCCTGACATTAGTATATTTTGGAAGGGCAAAGGGGGCATGCAGCAATGGATTGACCTCTACGTCCGGACTCATAAGCTCATTCGTTCAGATTCAAGGTTCAACAACATGAACATTGTTGGTCCTAGTCTGGCCTATCGCCCACAAGCGACGAATGTGTGGTGGACAGAATGGTTGCGCCAAGTGGCTGGCAATAACACGATTCCCGACCAGTATACGTATCATCTGGAAGGGAGTGAGACCGATACCACCAATGATCCGAGTTTCACAAATGCCAGTCTCTCAGCACTTCTTAAGACATATAATGCCCCACAGAGACAGGTAAATGTCAACGAGTACGCTCAATACAAAGAGATGGTTCCCGGATCATATATTTGGTGGATCGCCGGACTGGAGCGCTTCGATTTCATCGGTTTGCTAGGCAACTGGCAAGGCGGAACAGTTTTGCATGATCTTTTTGCTAATCTCATCA CGAAGAAAGCCGATCCGATGAACTACGCAGCTACAGACTAtgcaccagcaccaggcTACTGGGTCTACCGGTATTACGCCACTAACATGACTGGCAACCGAGCCACCATCCAGAGATCCGGTGACACGCATCTAGATGTATATGCCACCATTGGACAGGATCGCGTGCGACTCATCGTTGGCACAAAGCTCCAGAGCGGAACGTGGTATGTCACTCTTAATGGGTTGACATCTGTAGGAAAACCATCATCTGGATCTCTATCCATCAGTACATGGGAATTTGATGGAAGCAACCCGCTTTCAGTTCAGGCGGCGCCTGTCTTTCGGAATACGGTCGCACACTCATATAGCGCTGGGTCTCTAACTTTTCCCATATATCAAACTGACACCATTGCGGGCTGGGCATTTGAGTTTGATGTTTGA
- a CDS encoding uncharacterized protein (CAZy:GH127) has protein sequence MSHPQSTFDNTSFFGETILSRRRHLIASVTLHAQLEQLKQTGRYDCFKLKWHPIYDDKSMWPVPYHLFWDSDVAKWIESACYFLQREYDANIDLAVRELVDMIRGAQQSDGYINVHYTVVEPQKRWSNLRDMHELYNAGHLIEAALAHHKHYQNNHLLDPILKYVSLIHCRFGSCHDQLHAYPGHPEIEMALFRLYTVTKSHEAYELAQYFLQERGNASGQHEMHYFDWEAQQRKENRYTRPNTYPEKDSHWYCQAHKPILEQETIEGHSVRAVYLLTAVADMIQLHHKGDKALCNPDAWMEAVSRLWTNMVNKKMYVTGGIGAIKQWEGFGCDYFLPTGTNEGGCYAETCASIGVMMLAERLLSFDLDSRYSDIMELCLYNNVMNAMSLDGKQFTYVNQLASSDTDKSIRKDWFWCACCPPNLTRLFGSLGGYVWHVQESEAEVAINIHLYTTASLSYTTASLETVSLQQTSNWPWDGHVALELSSQSQSVTIRLRLPSWSHGQFKMAPIPASDDFSIDKGYLTLHPSYTNAYRTFSITIGGFEPRYISPHPYTAQNVLGIARGPIIYCMEDVDNSWQHNHFRDVTLKKSEPISEEAKSMTNGEGYTELRTKCWLTNEDISARTAGPILDTSIVSDRLEKSAVFIPYFLRANRGGNGEMRVLLRQGED, from the exons ATGTCGCATCCTCAGTCTACATTCGATAACACTTCATTTTTTGGAGAAACCATTCTTTCGCGACGAAGACATCTAATTGCCAGCGTTACACTACACGCCCAATTAGAGCAGCTTAAGCAGACGGGAAGATACGACTGCTTTAAGCTCAAATGGCATCCGATTTATGATGACAAGTCCATGTGGCCGGTTCCCTATCATCTATTCTGGGATAGCGACGTTGCAAAATGGATCGAGAGCGCTTGTTATTTTCTTCAGAGAGAATACGATGCCAATATTGACCTTGCCGTCCGGGAATTAGTTGACATGATACGAGGTGCTCAGCAATCTGACGGATACATCAACGTGCACTATACAGTTGTTGAGCCTCAAAAGAGGTGGTCAAATCTTCGCGACATGCACGAGTT GTACAATGCAGGCCATCTCATAGAAGCAGCCCTCGCGCATCACAAGCACTACCAAAACAATCACCTGTTGGATCCCATTCTCAAATACGTGTCCTTGATCCATTGCAGATTTGGGAGCTGCCACGATCAATTGCACGCATATCCCGGCCATCCGGAAATTGAAATGGCTCTCTTCAGACTTTATACGGTCACCAAGTCTCATGAAGCCTACGAACTTGCTCAATATTTCCTTCAAGAACGGGGAAATGCGTCTGGCCAGCACGAAATGCACTACTTCGACTGGGAAGctcagcaaagaaaagaaaatcggTACACTCGGCCCAACACATATCCCGAAAAGGATTCTCACTGGTACTGCCAAGCTCACAAGCCTATCTTGGAGCAGGAAACAATCGAAGGCCACTCTGTACGTGCAGTGTATTTGCTCACAGCTGTGGCTGACATGATCCAACTGCACCATAAAGGTGATAAGGCTTTATGTAACCCTGATGCGTGGATGGAAGCCGTATCACGATTATGGACCAACATGGTGAACAAGAAAATGTACGTGACTGGCGGGATCGGCGCAATTAAACAATGGGAGGGCTTTGGATGTGATTATTTTCTACCCACCGGCACTAATGAAGGGGGTTGTTACGCAGAGACGTGCGCCTCAATTGGCGTCATGATGCTCGCAGAGAGATTACTTTCCTTTGACCTCGACTCAAGATACTCAGATATCATGGAATTGTGTCTTTACAACAATGTAATGAACGCAATGAGTCTTGATGGAAAGCAATTCACTTACGTTAACCAGCTGGCAAGCTCTGATACTGATAAGAGCATACGCAAGGACTGGTTTTGGTGCGCATGCTGTCCGCCAAACTTGACTAGACTTTTTGGCAGTCTCGGAGGCTATGTCTGGCACGTTCAAGAAAGCGAAGCAGAAGTTGCGATAAATATCCATCTCTACACGACTGCTAGTCTGTCATATACCACGGCATCGCTGGAAACTGTCTCTTTGCAGCAGACTTCGAATTGGCCGTGGGATGGCCATGTAGCTCTCGAGCTGTCTTCGCAATCCCAGAGCGTTACTATTCGACTTCGTTTGCCATCGTGGAGCCACGGGCAGTTCAAAATGGCACCTATCCCTGCTTCAGATGACTTTTCAATTGACAAAGGCTATCTGACTTTGCATCCTAGCTATACGAATGCTTACAGAACATTTTCCATCACCATTGGAGGGTTTGAGCCGCGTTACATCTCGCCGCATCCTTACACGGCTCAGAACGTTCTTGGGATTGCACGAGGCCCGATCATCTACTGTATGGAAGATGTTGATAATTCGTGGCAGCATAATCACTTCCGGGATGTTACACTTAAAAAAAGCGAGCCCATCTCGGAGGAAGCAAAATCCATGACGAACGGAGAGGGCTATACTGAGCTACGTACAAAATGCTGGCTGACGAATGAGGATATTTCTGCGCGCACTGCTGGGCCAATCCTTGATACCTCGATCGTCAGCGACAGATTGGAAAAGAGTGCGGTATTTATACCTTACTTTTTAAGA